TTCTCCTGATGATATCGAGCAGGTCGAAGCAACGATCGCATCGCTCTTCAATATACCACTCGATTTGACCGCGTTTTACCAGGACGTGCAGGCCGATGCGGTGCTTGCCGCGCTCACCAGACGACTCAGCGGCTTGAAGGGCCCGAGCACACCCACCGTCTTCGAAGCGCTGGTGGACTCGATCATCGAGCAGCAGATCGCGCTCAACGTCGCGCACCGCCTGGAACGCACGGTGATCAAGACGTTTGGTGCGGTGCTGGAGTTGGATGCGGCTGTTTATTATGCCTATCCCACACCGGAAAACATTGCTGCTGGAACGATCGACCAGCTCCGTGCTTGCGGGCTGAGCATGCGCAAAGCGGAATATATCTACGGTATCGCTACTGCAATTGTAGACGGAGAGCTGGATTTAGAGCGATTCAAGACCTGCGAAGACGCTGAACTGATCATCAGGGAGCTGACGCAGGTACGCGGCATCGGGCGGTGGACCGCGGAGTTGACGATGCTCAGGGGCATGCACAAATCAGAGGCTTTCCCAGCTGACGATTTGGGGTTACGGCGGCATATCGCGCACTATTACTGTGACGATCACAAAATCTCGGGCGCTGAGGCGCGAGCAATAGCGGAAAACTGGGGCCGATGGAAAGGGCTGGCTGCGTATTATCTGGTGGTGGCTGATCGGCTGGGCATGGAGCGTGAGGTCACAAATAATAATACTTCCCGCTCTGCTTCTGCTCGCGGTCCTTAGCTGACCCGATCTTATTGATCCGCGGCCGGAGCGTGCTCTCGTCACGCCTGAAGGTCACGCCCAGCTCCTTCAGGAACGAATTCATGCCGGCACGCATATCAAAAATCCCGGTGATCTCACCCCGCATGCCCGGCGTGCCCTCGAAGACCATCAACCGATCGCTCAGCATGTCGATCAGGTAGATGTCATGATCAACGATCAGCATCGAGACGGTGCGCCGTTCAGCATACCGCCGCAGTGTCTTGATCAATCGCACCTTCTGCTCGACATCGAGGTGCGCCGATGGCTCGTCCAGCACGTAAAACGGGGCGTCCCGGCAGAGGCACGCGGCAATTGCCACGCTCTGCAACTCGCCGCCGCTGAGTTCCGTAATAACCTTCTCCTCGATCTCCGGGATACCTAACGGTCTGATCACCTCGATAATGTCCGCCTCGGTCAACCCGTTCTCCTTGAGCGATGCGAAGAAATCCTTCACCGTCATCCCCAGCTCGCCCCGGATGTACTGCGGCTTGTAGGAGATGGTGATGTCAAGCTC
The nucleotide sequence above comes from Methanomicrobia archaeon. Encoded proteins:
- a CDS encoding DNA-3-methyladenine glycosylase 2 family protein, which encodes MHLKIQAVPPFDFHLSATIFATGDPQVRTYANGTFWQVLRVNSKLALVIVTASGTVEQPELSVDLQPRDELSPDDIEQVEATIASLFNIPLDLTAFYQDVQADAVLAALTRRLSGLKGPSTPTVFEALVDSIIEQQIALNVAHRLERTVIKTFGAVLELDAAVYYAYPTPENIAAGTIDQLRACGLSMRKAEYIYGIATAIVDGELDLERFKTCEDAELIIRELTQVRGIGRWTAELTMLRGMHKSEAFPADDLGLRRHIAHYYCDDHKISGAEARAIAENWGRWKGLAAYYLVVADRLGMEREVTNNNTSRSASARGP